The Henckelia pumila isolate YLH828 chromosome 2, ASM3356847v2, whole genome shotgun sequence genome includes a window with the following:
- the LOC140884564 gene encoding patellin-4-like, whose protein sequence is MPEERSDEDPSSDESELESSDKEECDPAYSIAEMKRSRKEALLEFRCRVEDAIRGNYLFGLKRGISPSQEDAKKEDLKDIRVWGVPLLPSENHEGLDIILMKFLKAKNYKVHEAFTLLRRTLKWRADFNADKILQENLRPEPDYLWFSNGMDKEGRPLCYSILGKKSKKKFSSNGERFKAFLRWRVQCIERGIQNLHFRPGGEDSIIQIIDLKNAPGTAVKEIILICKKMIALLHDHYPGMVYKNLIINVPSWFMALHALNLRLITQRSKNKFVFVKPSKVTETLLKYATPENIVVEYGGLKRENDTEFSIDDKVLEQNIRANTTDQIQIPINEVEVTVTWDVTVVGYDVTYKEEFIPEDDCSYMILIQKEKKMGVTARNSFHIREPGKIVITIVNGSYTKKKVFYRYKSKPSVPMYMFLK, encoded by the exons ATGCCGGAGGAAAGATCCGATGAAGATCCTAGCAGTGACGAAAGCGAGCTGGAATCATCCGATAAAGAAGAATGTGATCCAGCCTATTCCATTGCTGAAATGAAAAGATCACGAAAGGAGGCCTTGCTTGAGTTTCGATGCAGGGTGGAGGATGCAATTCGTGGAAACTATCTGTTTGGCCTGAAAAGGGGGATTTCTCCCTCCCAAGAAGATGCCAAGAAAGAAGATTTGAAGGACATTAGGGTGTGGGGTGTCCCTTTATTGCCTAGTGAAAATCACGAGGGGTTAGATATTATCCTGATGAAATTCTTGAAAGCAAAGAATTACAAGGTGCACGAGGCATTCACTTTGCTGCGGAGGACCCTGAAATGGCGTGCAGATTTTAACGCAGATAAAATTCTCCAAGAGAATTTAAGGCCCGAGCCTGATTACTTATGGTTCAGCAATGGGATGGATAAAGAAGGACGTCCTTTGTGTTACAGTATATTGGGGAAGAAATCAAAGAAGAAATTCTCGAGCAATGGTGAGAGATTCAAAGCTTTCTTGAGGTGGAGGGTACAGTGTATTGAAAGAGGGATTCAGAATCTCCATTTCAGGCCTGGTGGAGAGGATTCGATTATCCAGATTATTGATTTGAAGAATGCTCCTGGAACTGCAGTCAAAGAGATCATCCTAATTTGCAAGAAAATGATAGCCTTGCTTCATGATCATTATCCTGGAATGGTCTACAAAAAT TTAATCATAAATGTTCCATCTTGGTTTATGGCTCTACATGCTTTGAATTTACGGCTCATCACACAAAGAAGCAAGAACAAGTTCGTTTTTGTGAAGCCATCAAAAGTTACAGAAACCCTTCTCaa ATATGCTACCCCAGAAAACATAGTAGTTGAATATGGTGGCCTGAAAAGAGAGAATGACACTGAGTTCTCTATAGATGACAAAGTTCTTGAACAAAATATCAGAGCAAATACAACCGACCAAATTCAGATACCAATCAATGAG GTCGAAGTTACGGTGACATGGGATGTGACGGTAGTCGGATATGATGTGACCTACAAAGAGGAATTCATACCAGAAGATGATTGTTCGTACATGATCTTGAttcaaaaggaaaagaaaatgggGGTGACTGCTAGAAATTCATTTCACATTAGAGAGCCTGGGAAAATTGTGATAACTATAGTTAATGGCTCATACACAAAGAAGAAGGTTTTCTATAGGTACAAGAGCAAGCCTAGTGTGCCTATGTATATGTTCCTTAAATGA